A single region of the Dunckerocampus dactyliophorus isolate RoL2022-P2 chromosome 3, RoL_Ddac_1.1, whole genome shotgun sequence genome encodes:
- the ano5b gene encoding anoctamin-5b isoform X2, translating into MRRITGKAKDETLIELQNTTDFHTADENGGNGVNSLSERETLPGHTETEKLQPNKDTVFFRDGVRRIDFVLSYVDDKDGEKKQERRREFEANLEKAGLELETEDKSDSKDQKTYFLKIHAPWDVLATYADVLKIKVPFKASDIPHGQDVPLEWLSHPFRLPEHIMHPQPDYFTYPFDKRKTDFFLINDKDTFFPPSTRNRIVFYILARCPYYKDRRQDKDKTGIKRLLSNGTYTAAFPLHDCRYWKRARDAECESERYNLYKHWARFLCFYKEQPLNLIRKYYGEKIGIYFAWLGFYTEMLFFAAVMGFICFTYGVLSYDDNISSKEICDRNIGGSIIMCPLCDKKCSFWKLNSTCLSSWQSHLFDNEGTVFFAIFMGIWVTLFLEFWKRRQARLEYEWDLVDFEEEQQQLQIRPEFEIRCTNRRLNKITQEMEPYLPITSKCARFCLSGTTVIFWISLILACIIGVIAYRLAVYAAFASIIKDPMRKIQVVGRFITPQLATSVTASCINFVIIMILNFFYERVAVWITDMEIPKTHLEYENRLTMKMFLFQFVNYYSSCFYVAFFKGKFVGFPGEYSYMFGKWSKLRNEECDPGGCLIELTTQLVIVMAGKQLWGNIQEALLPLMRNWWSSRRGRHHPENHYSRWEQDHVLQNFSQLGLFYEYLEMVVQFGFITLFVASFPLAPLLALFNNILEIRVDAWKFTTQFRRPVASKARNIGAWQEILNAVAILSVVTNAFIMAFTSDMIPRLVYLYAYSKEASMWGYVNNSLSVYNISQIPEHNMPEEQASWFDNSTANCRYRDYRYPPGHQKEYTHTMQFWHILAAKMAFIIIMEHVVFVVKFFVAWMIPDVPSDVKARIKRERYLIQEYLHNYEVERLKLQLSASFVTETSTELDKHEVLSECL; encoded by the exons ATGAAAACGGTGGAAATGGTGTGAATTCCCTATCAGAGAGAGAAACACTGCCAGGACATACTGAG ACTGAGAAGTTACAACCCAACAAAGACACTGTGTTCTTTCGGGACGGCGTGCGGAGGATCGACTTTGTGTTGTCTTACGTGGACGACAAAGACGGAGAGAAAAAACAG gagaggaggagggagtTTGAGGCCAACCTTGAGAAAGCTGGACTGGAGCTGGAGACAGAAGACAAATCT GACTCCAAAGACCAAAAGACATACTTCTTGAAGATTCATGCTCCATGGGATGTTCTGGCCACCTACGCTGACGTTTTGAAGATTAAGGTTCCTTTCAAGGCTAGTGATATCCCTCACGGCCAGGATGTTCCTCTGGAATGGCTCTCGCATCCTTTCCGCTTGCCGGAGCACATTATGCACCCTCAGCCTGATTATTTCACCTATCCCTTTGACAAACGCAAGACTGACTTCTTCCTCATTAATGACAAGGACACCTTCTTCCCTCCTTCCACAAGAAACAGAATT gTGTTCTACATCTTGGCTCGATGTCCGTATTACAAAGACAGGCGACAAGATAAAGACAAGACAGGGATAAAGAGATTACTCAGCAACGGGACATACACAGCAGCGTTCCCACTTCATGAT TGTCGTTACTGGAAGAGGGCAAGAGATGCCGAATGTGAGAGCGAGCGCTACAACTTGTACAAACACTGGGCCAGGTTTCTCTGCTTTTACAAAGAACAGCCGCTTAACCTCATCAG GAAGTACTACGGGGAAAAGATTGGCATCTACTTTGCGTGGCTGGGCTTCTACACAGAGATGTTGTTCTTTGCAGCCGTCATGGGCTTTATATGTTTCACCTACGGGGTGCTTAGCTATGACGACAACATATCCAG CAAAGAGATTTGTGACCGTAATATTGGAGGCAGTATCATCATGTGCCCGTTATGTGACAAAAAGTGCTCTTTCTGGAAGCTCAACTCTACATGCCTCTCATCTTGG CAATCCCATCTGTTCGACAATGAGGGGACTGTGTTCTTTGCCATATTCATGGGGATTTGGG TAACTCTCTTCTTGGAGTTCTGGAAGCGGCGTCAGGCGCGGTTGGAGTACGAGTGGGACCTGGTGGACTTTGAAGAGGAACAGCAACAGCTTCAAATCCGGCCTGAGTTTGAAATCAGATGTACTAACAGGAGACTCAACAAGATCACTCAG GAAATGGAACCATATCTCCCCATCACCAGCAAGTGTGCCCGCTTCTGCCTTTCCGGAACCACTGTCATATTCTGG ATCTCTCTGATCCTGGCCTGTATTATCGGCGTCATCGCGTACAGGCTGGCTGTGTATGCTGCCTTTGCCAGTATTATCAAAGACCCCATGAGGAAGATCCAGGTGGTGGGCAGGTTCATCACTCCACAACTGGCCACCTCCGTGACTGCCTCCTGCATTAACTTTGTCATCATCATGATCCTCAACTTCTTCTACGAGAGGGTGGCTGTCTGGATCACAGATATGG AGATTCCAAAGACCCATTTGGAGTATGAGAACCGACTCACCATGAAGATGTTCCTCTTTCAGTTTGTCAACTATTACTCCTCCTGCTTCTATGTTGCGTTCTTCAAGGGAAAATTTGTGGGCTTCCCTGGTGAATATTCGTACATGTTTGGAAAGTGGAGCAAACTGAGGAATGAAGAG TGTGACCCTGGAGGCTGTCTGATTGAGCTGACTACTCAGTTGGTGATTGTCATGGCAGGAAAACAACTATGGGGAAACATCCAGGAAGCCCTGCTACC GTTGATGCGAAACTGGTGGAGTAGCAGAAGAGGACGCCACCATCCTGAGAATCATTATAGCCGGTGGGAGCAGGACCACGTTCTGCAGAACTTCAGCCAGCTGGGATTGTTCTATGAGTACTTGGAGATGG TTGTCCAGTTTGGCTTCATCACTCTGTTTGTGGCCTcgtttcctctggctcctctCCTGGCTCTCTTCAACAACATTCTGGAGATTCGGGTGGATGCTTGGAAGTTCACCACCCAGTTCAGACGACCGGTGGCATCCAAGGCCAGAAACATCGGAGCATGGCAGGAGATTCTCAATGCAGTCGCCATATTGTCCGTTGTTACGAAT GCATTCATCATGGCATTCACCTCAGACATGATTCCCCGTTTGGTCTACCTCTATGCATACAGTAAAGAGGCCTCCATGTGGGGTTACGTGAACAACAGCTTGTCAGTATACAACATTTCACAGATCCCTGAACACAACATGCCAGAAGAACAAGCCAGCTGGTTTGATAATTCAACAGCCAACTGCAG ATACAGAGATTATCGCTACCCTCCAGGCCACCAGAAGGAGTATACTCACACCATGCAGTTCTGGCACATACTGGCCGCCAAAATGGCCTTCATTATCATCATGGAA CACGTGGTGTTCGTGGTGAAGTTCTTCGTGGCGTGGATGATCCCGGACGTGCCCTCGGATGTGAAGGCGCGGATTAAACGGGAGCGCTACCTGATTCAAGAGTACCTGCATAACTACGAGGTGGAGAGGCTGAAACTTCAGCTGAGCGCGAGCTTCGTCACGGAGACATCCACGGAGCTGGACAAGCATGAAGTGCTGTCTGAGTGCCTGTAG
- the ano5b gene encoding anoctamin-5b isoform X1, with protein sequence MRRITGKAKDETLIELQNTTDFHTADGLAVLTAFRTNLHTDENGGNGVNSLSERETLPGHTETEKLQPNKDTVFFRDGVRRIDFVLSYVDDKDGEKKQERRREFEANLEKAGLELETEDKSDSKDQKTYFLKIHAPWDVLATYADVLKIKVPFKASDIPHGQDVPLEWLSHPFRLPEHIMHPQPDYFTYPFDKRKTDFFLINDKDTFFPPSTRNRIVFYILARCPYYKDRRQDKDKTGIKRLLSNGTYTAAFPLHDCRYWKRARDAECESERYNLYKHWARFLCFYKEQPLNLIRKYYGEKIGIYFAWLGFYTEMLFFAAVMGFICFTYGVLSYDDNISSKEICDRNIGGSIIMCPLCDKKCSFWKLNSTCLSSWQSHLFDNEGTVFFAIFMGIWVTLFLEFWKRRQARLEYEWDLVDFEEEQQQLQIRPEFEIRCTNRRLNKITQEMEPYLPITSKCARFCLSGTTVIFWISLILACIIGVIAYRLAVYAAFASIIKDPMRKIQVVGRFITPQLATSVTASCINFVIIMILNFFYERVAVWITDMEIPKTHLEYENRLTMKMFLFQFVNYYSSCFYVAFFKGKFVGFPGEYSYMFGKWSKLRNEECDPGGCLIELTTQLVIVMAGKQLWGNIQEALLPLMRNWWSSRRGRHHPENHYSRWEQDHVLQNFSQLGLFYEYLEMVVQFGFITLFVASFPLAPLLALFNNILEIRVDAWKFTTQFRRPVASKARNIGAWQEILNAVAILSVVTNAFIMAFTSDMIPRLVYLYAYSKEASMWGYVNNSLSVYNISQIPEHNMPEEQASWFDNSTANCRYRDYRYPPGHQKEYTHTMQFWHILAAKMAFIIIMEHVVFVVKFFVAWMIPDVPSDVKARIKRERYLIQEYLHNYEVERLKLQLSASFVTETSTELDKHEVLSECL encoded by the exons ATGAAAACGGTGGAAATGGTGTGAATTCCCTATCAGAGAGAGAAACACTGCCAGGACATACTGAG ACTGAGAAGTTACAACCCAACAAAGACACTGTGTTCTTTCGGGACGGCGTGCGGAGGATCGACTTTGTGTTGTCTTACGTGGACGACAAAGACGGAGAGAAAAAACAG gagaggaggagggagtTTGAGGCCAACCTTGAGAAAGCTGGACTGGAGCTGGAGACAGAAGACAAATCT GACTCCAAAGACCAAAAGACATACTTCTTGAAGATTCATGCTCCATGGGATGTTCTGGCCACCTACGCTGACGTTTTGAAGATTAAGGTTCCTTTCAAGGCTAGTGATATCCCTCACGGCCAGGATGTTCCTCTGGAATGGCTCTCGCATCCTTTCCGCTTGCCGGAGCACATTATGCACCCTCAGCCTGATTATTTCACCTATCCCTTTGACAAACGCAAGACTGACTTCTTCCTCATTAATGACAAGGACACCTTCTTCCCTCCTTCCACAAGAAACAGAATT gTGTTCTACATCTTGGCTCGATGTCCGTATTACAAAGACAGGCGACAAGATAAAGACAAGACAGGGATAAAGAGATTACTCAGCAACGGGACATACACAGCAGCGTTCCCACTTCATGAT TGTCGTTACTGGAAGAGGGCAAGAGATGCCGAATGTGAGAGCGAGCGCTACAACTTGTACAAACACTGGGCCAGGTTTCTCTGCTTTTACAAAGAACAGCCGCTTAACCTCATCAG GAAGTACTACGGGGAAAAGATTGGCATCTACTTTGCGTGGCTGGGCTTCTACACAGAGATGTTGTTCTTTGCAGCCGTCATGGGCTTTATATGTTTCACCTACGGGGTGCTTAGCTATGACGACAACATATCCAG CAAAGAGATTTGTGACCGTAATATTGGAGGCAGTATCATCATGTGCCCGTTATGTGACAAAAAGTGCTCTTTCTGGAAGCTCAACTCTACATGCCTCTCATCTTGG CAATCCCATCTGTTCGACAATGAGGGGACTGTGTTCTTTGCCATATTCATGGGGATTTGGG TAACTCTCTTCTTGGAGTTCTGGAAGCGGCGTCAGGCGCGGTTGGAGTACGAGTGGGACCTGGTGGACTTTGAAGAGGAACAGCAACAGCTTCAAATCCGGCCTGAGTTTGAAATCAGATGTACTAACAGGAGACTCAACAAGATCACTCAG GAAATGGAACCATATCTCCCCATCACCAGCAAGTGTGCCCGCTTCTGCCTTTCCGGAACCACTGTCATATTCTGG ATCTCTCTGATCCTGGCCTGTATTATCGGCGTCATCGCGTACAGGCTGGCTGTGTATGCTGCCTTTGCCAGTATTATCAAAGACCCCATGAGGAAGATCCAGGTGGTGGGCAGGTTCATCACTCCACAACTGGCCACCTCCGTGACTGCCTCCTGCATTAACTTTGTCATCATCATGATCCTCAACTTCTTCTACGAGAGGGTGGCTGTCTGGATCACAGATATGG AGATTCCAAAGACCCATTTGGAGTATGAGAACCGACTCACCATGAAGATGTTCCTCTTTCAGTTTGTCAACTATTACTCCTCCTGCTTCTATGTTGCGTTCTTCAAGGGAAAATTTGTGGGCTTCCCTGGTGAATATTCGTACATGTTTGGAAAGTGGAGCAAACTGAGGAATGAAGAG TGTGACCCTGGAGGCTGTCTGATTGAGCTGACTACTCAGTTGGTGATTGTCATGGCAGGAAAACAACTATGGGGAAACATCCAGGAAGCCCTGCTACC GTTGATGCGAAACTGGTGGAGTAGCAGAAGAGGACGCCACCATCCTGAGAATCATTATAGCCGGTGGGAGCAGGACCACGTTCTGCAGAACTTCAGCCAGCTGGGATTGTTCTATGAGTACTTGGAGATGG TTGTCCAGTTTGGCTTCATCACTCTGTTTGTGGCCTcgtttcctctggctcctctCCTGGCTCTCTTCAACAACATTCTGGAGATTCGGGTGGATGCTTGGAAGTTCACCACCCAGTTCAGACGACCGGTGGCATCCAAGGCCAGAAACATCGGAGCATGGCAGGAGATTCTCAATGCAGTCGCCATATTGTCCGTTGTTACGAAT GCATTCATCATGGCATTCACCTCAGACATGATTCCCCGTTTGGTCTACCTCTATGCATACAGTAAAGAGGCCTCCATGTGGGGTTACGTGAACAACAGCTTGTCAGTATACAACATTTCACAGATCCCTGAACACAACATGCCAGAAGAACAAGCCAGCTGGTTTGATAATTCAACAGCCAACTGCAG ATACAGAGATTATCGCTACCCTCCAGGCCACCAGAAGGAGTATACTCACACCATGCAGTTCTGGCACATACTGGCCGCCAAAATGGCCTTCATTATCATCATGGAA CACGTGGTGTTCGTGGTGAAGTTCTTCGTGGCGTGGATGATCCCGGACGTGCCCTCGGATGTGAAGGCGCGGATTAAACGGGAGCGCTACCTGATTCAAGAGTACCTGCATAACTACGAGGTGGAGAGGCTGAAACTTCAGCTGAGCGCGAGCTTCGTCACGGAGACATCCACGGAGCTGGACAAGCATGAAGTGCTGTCTGAGTGCCTGTAG